A genomic segment from Biomphalaria glabrata chromosome 16, xgBioGlab47.1, whole genome shotgun sequence encodes:
- the LOC106068785 gene encoding uncharacterized protein LOC106068785, giving the protein MPPKAKLRSTSQSKLTLAELLDTEIVRCGLCKKLYDQPLLLPCLHTLCTQCVVDTIVSTANSEVREDQHQHECTDHQRTESTSSACQALACSAEVTKVTQCLEANNANQEEATLKHLPYIYFDCPLCRSRAKLTKHFDIRMSVVCHPFEDSNNEFKFSRFNNDINFKGQQMVSFSDDMQHQVRALVELSLARNYFLQSLTQLHARKRMESRECLYCRYEGKSVPASSYCLDCKDDMCKECCSAHQKTKLTRNHQVAWDEGIHRGLFDYDIRSRSFVPCGKHPAQPADQFCSQCQLAMCELCGNSEHQDHKVEGVEATSKRLLSEIQHIQRAFSRTASSLAAHSRLLKEHQEKLLTCKETIMTQIATQTEQLHDMISRERDRLVHQLEEDFGKEKTAMDKKLSDVQCLESSLVDASQLLLHVSTCGRPDEIVSLHEHALSRYTQLVNSTPTYTLTKKLAPVYRPGPCTERNVSILFGQVSTQRIAINKEAKYRTPLPVSTLMPAVLQPPQLCHSFNASSPLDTKPVYPTGLAFHKNVLAVVDRANASVKLFDPSSKLLNELGHGEGQAKLQKPFDATFFQDGTIAVTDTEGGSVKMFDRSGQFLKSFTGNLKHPKGIALTHSKGEITVIDGLLRNLTVFNAKSGEMVKELQPKICDHEDDQSSEGDILIEPTYVAVSPANNYVITDMAAPHIKILTSQADLLTSSMTYGTRQQELLHPGGLCVDTFGQIFIADTNNSRVHVGLPSGEMTELLVTAKDGISKPTCLTITDEGHLCIGQSGGDIKIFKYL; this is encoded by the exons ATGCCTCCAAAGGCTAAACTGCGATCAACATCCCAGTCCAAACTGACCCTAGCCGAGCTCCTGGACACAGAGATTGTGCGATGCGGTCTTTGCAAGAAACTTTACGACCAGCCACTTCTCCTGCCGTGCCTTCACACGCTGTGTACCCAGTGTGTAGTGGACACAATCGTGAGCACTGCCAACAGCGAGGTCCGCGAAGATCAACACCAACATGAGTGCACTGATCATCAACGCACAGAGAGCACGAGTTCCGCCTGTCAGGCCCTGGCTTGCTCAGCTGAGGTGACAAAAGTAACACAGTGTCTGGAGGCAAATAACGCAAACCAAGAAGAAGCAACTCTGAAACATTTACCTTACATTTATTTCGATTGTcctttgtgtagatctagggctaaattaacaaaacattttgatatTCGTATGAGTGTCGTATGTCATCCTTTTGAAGATTCaaataatgaatttaaatttTCAAGATTCAATAACGACATAAATTTCAAAGGACAACAGATGGTATCGTTTTCAGATGATATGCAGCATCAGGTGAGAGCATTGGTAGAGCTTAGTTTAGCTAGAAACTACTTCTTACAATCTTTGACACAACTTCACGCTAGAAAGCGGATGGAGTCAAGAGAATGTCTCTACTGCAGATACGAAGGGAAGAGTGTGCCGGCGTCCAGCTACTGCCTGGACTGCAAAGACGACATGTGCAAAGAATGCTGCAGCGCTCACCAGAAAACCAAACTGACCCGCAACCACCAGGTGGCCTGGGATGAAGGCATACACCGAGGTCTATTCGACTACGACATCCGTTCCCGCAGCTTTGTCCCTTGCGGCAAACACCCGGCCCAACCAGCCGACCAGTTTTGCTCCCAATGCCAACTGGCCATGTGCGAGCTCTGCGGCAACAGCGAACACCAGGACCACAAAGTGGAAGGCGTAGAAGCAACTTCTAAAAGACTTCTGTCTGAGATTCAGCACATCCAGCGGGCCTTTTCCCGCACAGCATCAAGTCTGGCAGCACATAGCCGATTACTTAAAGAGCACCAGGAAAAATTGCTTACATGCAAAGAAACGATTATGACTCAGATAGCTACACAGACAGAACAGCTTCACGACATGATCAGCAGAGAGCGAGACAGGCTTGTACATCAACTGGAGGAAGACTTCGGGAAGGAAAAAACCGCGATGGACAAGAAACTCTCGGATGTTCAATGCTTAGAGTCATCGCTGGTCGATGCATCCCAGCTATTGCTGCATGTGTCCACTTGTGGACGACCCGATGAGATCGTGTCTCTCCACGAACACGCACTGTCGCGCTACACCCAACTGGTCAATAGCACTCCAACTTATACGCTGACCAAGAAGCTGGCACCTGTTTACAGGCCAGGGCCCTGCACAGAACGCAATGTCAGCATTCTTTTTGGTCAGGTCTCAACCCAGAGAATAGCGATAAACAAAGAAGCGAAATACAGG ACGCCACTGCCTGTCTCAACGCTGATGCCCGCTGTGCTTCAACCACCCCAACTCTGCCACAGCTTCAACGCCAGCTCACCACTGGACACTAAGCCCGTCTACCCCACAGGCCTGGCCTTTCACAAAAACGTGCTGGCCGTAGTGGACAGAGCGAACGCCTCGGTGAAACTGTTTGACCCCAGCAGCAAACTGCTGAATGAGCTGGGCCACGGGGAGGGCCAGGCCAAACTACAGAAGCCTTTCGATGCAACGTTTTTTCAAGACGGGACCATAGCAGTGACAGACACTGAAGGAGGGAGTGTCAAAATGTTTGACCGCTCAGGGCAGTTTCTGAAAAGCTTCACGGGAAACTTAAAACACCCAAAAGGAATAGCCTTAACCCATAGCAAAGGGGAGATAACAGTTATCGACGGCTTGCTGAGAAATTTGACCGTTTTCAACGCCAAATCAGGAGAAATGGTCAAGGAACTGCAACCAAAGATCTGCGACCACGAAGATGACCAAAGCTCTGAAGGGGATATCTTAATAGAGCCCACTTACGTAGCAGTGAGTCCAGCGAACAACTACGTTATCACAGACATGGCAGCACCGCACATTAAAATTCTGACCAGCCAAGCTGACCTGCTGACCTCGAGCATGACCTACGGCACGAGGCAGCAGGAACTGTTGCACCCCGGAGGCTTGTGCGTGGACACATTTGGACAAATTTTCATCGCAGACACTAACAACAGCCGCGTTCACGTGGGGCTGCCTAGTGGAGAAATGACCGAACTGTTGGTCACAGCGAAAGATGGCATTTCAAAGCCCACCTGTCTAACTATAACAGACGAAGGACATCTTTGCATAGGCCAAAGTGGAGGGgacattaaaatttttaaatatctgtAA